In Bdellovibrionales bacterium, the following proteins share a genomic window:
- a CDS encoding ABC transporter permease, giving the protein MKNVFHLAFKSLLNRRVSTGLTVLSIALSVMLLLGVERVRNGAKESFSQTISKTDLIVGARGGNLSLLLYSVFHMGNATNNISIETYKHFVEHPAIKWTIPISLGDSHRGFRVVATNKNYFDHYQYAGDKSLTMWEGRWNEGLFDVVIGSDVANTLHYKVGDPVVIAHGITSGPAIFEHTDSPFRVVGILERTTTPVDRGLYISLEAMEAIHIGWEGGAPKKNGTHEFTDEQLRPKQITAFFAAAHARTDALRLMREVNDYEDEPLLGIIPAVTLSELWQSLSYAEVSLQVIAFFVVSVSLLGMLISIYTTLNERRREISILRAIGGSRSLTIILFVSETVFLTVAGCGLGIVLLYSGLFTTQSLIQKYAGVFIPIQWLEKTDLIYLATILALGFVSGLLIGYKAHRNSLADGLMIRV; this is encoded by the coding sequence ATGAAAAATGTTTTCCACCTGGCTTTTAAATCTCTTTTGAATCGAAGAGTCAGTACGGGACTAACGGTTCTTTCCATCGCACTCAGCGTGATGCTCCTGCTCGGAGTCGAACGAGTGAGAAACGGCGCGAAGGAGAGTTTCTCTCAGACCATCAGTAAAACGGATTTGATCGTTGGCGCCAGGGGCGGCAACCTTTCGCTGCTTCTTTACTCAGTTTTCCACATGGGAAATGCGACCAATAATATTTCAATAGAGACTTACAAGCACTTCGTCGAACATCCTGCGATCAAGTGGACAATCCCAATTTCCTTGGGCGATAGCCACCGAGGATTTCGAGTAGTCGCCACGAATAAGAACTACTTCGATCATTATCAGTATGCCGGTGACAAATCCCTCACCATGTGGGAAGGCCGATGGAACGAAGGTCTTTTCGACGTAGTGATCGGATCGGATGTTGCCAACACACTTCACTACAAGGTCGGCGATCCTGTCGTGATCGCTCACGGAATCACTAGTGGGCCAGCTATTTTTGAACATACTGACAGCCCATTTAGGGTCGTCGGAATCTTGGAGCGGACAACAACGCCAGTTGACCGCGGACTTTACATCTCCCTGGAAGCAATGGAAGCAATTCACATTGGATGGGAAGGCGGGGCGCCAAAGAAAAACGGAACTCATGAATTCACAGATGAGCAGCTAAGGCCAAAGCAAATCACAGCGTTTTTTGCCGCTGCTCACGCACGAACAGACGCTTTGCGGCTCATGCGCGAAGTAAACGATTACGAGGACGAGCCACTCTTAGGCATTATTCCTGCGGTCACTTTGTCGGAGCTTTGGCAGAGTCTGTCTTACGCCGAGGTTTCTCTTCAGGTGATTGCGTTCTTCGTTGTGAGTGTCAGTTTATTGGGAATGTTGATTTCGATTTACACGACTCTTAATGAGCGCCGGCGGGAGATCTCAATTTTGCGCGCCATCGGAGGTTCAAGATCACTGACGATTATTCTTTTTGTTTCCGAAACTGTCTTCTTAACCGTCGCAGGGTGCGGATTGGGAATAGTTCTTCTGTACTCTGGCCTTTTCACTACGCAGTCACTCATTCAAAAATATGCTGGCGTCTTCATTCCGATTCAGTGGCTCGAAAAAACCGACCTTATCTATCTTGCAACGATTCTAGCCCTTGGATTTGTGTCTGGCCTTCTTATCGGCTACAAAGCTCACCGAAATAGCCTTGCCGACGGGCTCATGATCCGGGTCTAG
- a CDS encoding DUF2796 domain-containing protein, with translation MKIGILTALVIGVLLTSVSFAKPKRQGHAHVHGEAKVDIGADGTKASISFNIDTHSLTGFEHAAKTAKEKAAVEKVYKTFRSGISKMFAFDPKLNCKFEERKLLFAEEGHHDEHDNDDDDDDDDHGHEGHQSLAGDYNVTCAKRVASSKVRIDLKSSFSAIQKIKVQVLSENGADSVELPGAGEINLR, from the coding sequence ATGAAAATTGGAATATTGACCGCATTGGTGATCGGAGTTTTGTTGACTTCGGTTTCCTTTGCTAAGCCTAAGCGCCAGGGCCATGCGCATGTGCATGGTGAAGCGAAAGTCGATATCGGTGCTGACGGAACGAAAGCGAGTATCAGTTTCAACATCGACACTCACAGTCTAACGGGCTTTGAACACGCGGCCAAAACCGCAAAAGAGAAAGCCGCCGTCGAAAAGGTCTATAAGACATTTCGTTCGGGTATTTCCAAAATGTTTGCTTTCGATCCGAAGCTTAATTGCAAATTTGAGGAACGAAAGCTCCTTTTCGCAGAGGAAGGTCATCATGATGAGCACGATAATGACGACGACGATGATGACGACGATCACGGCCATGAAGGCCATCAATCGCTCGCCGGCGACTATAACGTCACCTGCGCGAAGAGAGTTGCGTCAAGCAAAGTGCGTATTGATCTCAAATCAAGCTTTAGCGCTATTCAAAAAATCAAAGTCCAAGTGCTTTCTGAGAACGGAGCCGATTCGGTTGAGTTGCCTGGGGCGGGTGAAATTAACTTGAGGTAA
- a CDS encoding zinc ABC transporter substrate-binding protein, which translates to MKLWLFLFVLLSQSGAFAKSKVVTTFSVLGNIAERLVDDDIGVINLVGGGIDPHLFEPGPKDINHVRGARILFANGLHFEPWLDRLVKAAAKDLVVVYASKSIQPRQISEHGLKMIDPHAWNSPRELISYIQVMAEELSKAFPKQSTGIQKRASVFVNQIQSIDSKFTKEFSKIPTAKRVILTTHDAAGYLALDYEIKTIAPIGLSTSEDFKTADLTNLIAELKLYRIDVIFTEPSHHKVLTERLAAKTNLKVGPELYLDGLSERGGAGDTVEKMLTHNLESILASMK; encoded by the coding sequence ATGAAACTTTGGTTATTTTTGTTCGTCTTACTTTCTCAATCGGGTGCTTTTGCGAAATCGAAGGTCGTTACTACGTTCAGCGTGCTTGGGAATATCGCCGAGCGCTTGGTGGACGACGACATTGGAGTGATAAATCTTGTCGGAGGCGGTATCGATCCACATTTATTTGAGCCAGGTCCGAAGGACATTAACCACGTACGTGGAGCAAGGATACTTTTTGCAAACGGGCTTCACTTTGAGCCGTGGTTGGACCGTCTGGTGAAGGCTGCAGCAAAGGATTTAGTCGTCGTCTACGCCTCAAAAAGCATTCAGCCGCGGCAAATCAGCGAGCACGGTTTAAAGATGATAGATCCACACGCTTGGAATTCTCCACGTGAGTTGATTTCATATATTCAAGTGATGGCCGAGGAACTATCAAAAGCTTTTCCCAAACAGTCGACAGGAATTCAAAAAAGGGCCTCCGTTTTTGTAAATCAAATTCAAAGTATCGACTCCAAGTTCACAAAGGAGTTTTCAAAAATACCCACTGCCAAACGCGTTATCTTGACGACACATGATGCCGCCGGCTACTTGGCTCTCGATTACGAAATCAAAACAATAGCTCCTATCGGGTTATCCACCTCCGAGGATTTCAAAACAGCAGACCTGACAAACCTGATTGCAGAATTGAAACTCTACAGGATAGACGTGATATTCACTGAACCAAGCCACCACAAGGTGCTCACGGAACGCCTGGCCGCGAAAACAAATTTAAAGGTTGGCCCAGAACTCTATTTGGATGGGCTTTCCGAACGTGGCGGAGCCGGTGATACGGTCGAAAAAATGCTCACACATAACTTGGAAAGCATCTTAGCTTCGATGAAGTAG
- a CDS encoding GTP-binding protein — protein sequence MDQQINKIPITVITGFLGSGKTTLLQKILKDMHGKRIAVIENEYGALGLDHELIDRVEEEIIIVQNGCICCSIRKDLIEAILQLNTRRDLFDEIVIETTGLADPFPISQTLLSEPRLRKLVSLDSIVTVVDTNLFEQNFAEKNPEFQSQIAFADLIVMSKVDLVSPTQLEAVETMIHSLNAGARVVKVTKEKANVAEIFGQKLFAQKPMKLTQVEKPSLMLAPRKQEHHHPHTQVFSEVFELKGQIDTDRFQAVLQMFLGIFGHEIYRMKGVIRIEGEDKLTLIQVVRHMLSIDKLDFDVSDEIVNRFVVIAQNDAFKPFFAELLKMSAKGFDLEAAHAQIQRENAARGEIPLET from the coding sequence ATGGACCAACAAATTAATAAAATCCCAATCACGGTCATTACCGGATTCCTCGGCTCGGGTAAAACGACGCTGCTTCAGAAAATTTTGAAAGATATGCACGGGAAACGTATCGCAGTGATTGAGAACGAGTACGGCGCACTTGGACTCGATCACGAGCTGATTGACCGTGTGGAAGAAGAAATCATCATCGTCCAAAACGGCTGCATTTGCTGTTCGATCAGAAAAGACTTGATCGAGGCAATTCTGCAACTCAACACCCGACGTGATCTCTTTGATGAAATAGTGATCGAGACAACCGGCCTTGCCGATCCATTCCCCATTTCGCAAACTCTTCTCAGTGAACCACGCCTTCGGAAACTTGTCTCGCTCGACTCTATCGTTACCGTGGTAGACACGAATCTTTTTGAGCAGAACTTCGCGGAGAAGAATCCAGAATTTCAGTCGCAAATCGCTTTTGCTGACCTCATCGTTATGAGCAAGGTTGATCTTGTAAGTCCGACGCAATTGGAAGCCGTCGAGACAATGATTCACTCACTCAATGCCGGAGCTCGTGTCGTGAAGGTCACGAAAGAGAAAGCGAATGTCGCAGAAATTTTCGGACAAAAATTATTTGCCCAAAAGCCAATGAAACTCACGCAGGTGGAAAAACCAAGCTTAATGCTTGCTCCAAGAAAGCAGGAACACCATCACCCGCACACCCAAGTTTTTAGCGAGGTGTTTGAGCTGAAGGGACAGATTGATACGGATCGTTTTCAGGCCGTACTCCAGATGTTCTTGGGCATATTCGGACATGAGATCTATCGGATGAAAGGTGTGATCCGCATCGAAGGAGAGGACAAACTCACGCTGATTCAAGTCGTGCGTCACATGCTTTCCATCGACAAATTAGATTTTGATGTCAGCGACGAGATTGTGAATCGTTTCGTCGTGATTGCTCAAAACGACGCATTCAAGCCGTTCTTTGCGGAGCTTCTGAAAATGTCGGCTAAAGGTTTTGACCTTGAAGCGGCGCACGCGCAGATCCAGCGCGAGAACGCTGCAAGGGGTGAAATTCCTTTGGAAACATAG
- a CDS encoding DUF3299 domain-containing protein: MKNRVIVAATVAAILLVFAFFHFNGKSGGPPSGGGPQVLNWERLDMLDYRSGQMPGWLEDLNNQTVRVPGFVVPLEDNYESVSEFLLVPDPGSCVHVPPPPPNQMVYVKMKSGQRVQLRGIPIWVTGKLKIENVKSPYGIVAYSLEGDITQRFEGWHQFEQ; this comes from the coding sequence ATGAAAAATAGAGTCATCGTTGCGGCAACCGTCGCAGCTATCCTATTAGTATTTGCATTTTTCCACTTCAATGGAAAAAGCGGAGGCCCTCCTTCGGGCGGAGGACCTCAGGTTCTTAACTGGGAGCGATTGGATATGCTCGACTACCGCTCGGGTCAAATGCCGGGCTGGTTAGAGGACCTGAACAATCAAACCGTTAGAGTTCCGGGATTTGTGGTGCCTTTGGAGGACAATTACGAATCAGTTTCTGAGTTTCTTTTGGTTCCGGATCCTGGCTCTTGTGTTCACGTTCCTCCACCTCCTCCAAACCAAATGGTCTATGTGAAGATGAAATCAGGCCAGCGTGTTCAACTGCGTGGCATTCCGATCTGGGTCACTGGGAAGCTGAAAATCGAAAACGTCAAAAGCCCTTATGGGATAGTGGCGTATTCACTTGAAGGAGACATTACACAACGGTTCGAGGGATGGCATCAGTTCGAGCAGTAA
- a CDS encoding DUF2817 domain-containing protein: MKEIISKYYFLLPSCIVFVATNAFAQTPSEKCVAEFSKSPYLSQSKIKEVCAPMQELAECASVTGKSITHMEKQTDNHKGKRILVFGQIHGDEPEAGELSLIWIERVLSIPVKNTWRIVPRLNPDGGALNTRTNQNNIDLNRNFPTKDWEELALKEWEAKTGKNPRRFPGNAGGSEPETKCAIKQIEDFKPDVIVSIHTPYGLLDYDGPKSKRAKFSTLPWQSVGTFPGSLGRYVWIERNVPVLTIELKTDSLKRNMAAFRQLQDQISYLTADASKMAEK, encoded by the coding sequence GTGAAAGAGATCATCAGCAAATACTATTTCCTGCTGCCGAGCTGCATCGTTTTTGTCGCGACGAATGCCTTTGCGCAAACCCCTTCAGAGAAATGCGTCGCTGAATTTTCAAAGTCACCGTATCTAAGCCAATCCAAAATCAAAGAAGTCTGCGCACCCATGCAGGAGCTTGCCGAATGCGCGAGTGTAACTGGCAAGTCGATCACCCACATGGAAAAGCAGACTGACAATCACAAGGGCAAACGAATTTTGGTATTTGGTCAGATTCATGGGGATGAGCCGGAGGCTGGCGAGCTCTCATTGATCTGGATCGAACGCGTGCTTTCTATTCCGGTTAAAAATACTTGGCGAATAGTTCCTCGCTTAAATCCTGACGGCGGAGCACTCAATACTCGCACCAACCAAAACAACATCGACCTCAATCGCAACTTTCCGACGAAGGATTGGGAAGAGCTTGCTCTGAAGGAATGGGAAGCAAAGACGGGAAAAAACCCGCGTCGTTTTCCTGGAAATGCCGGCGGTAGTGAGCCGGAAACAAAGTGCGCAATCAAACAAATTGAAGACTTTAAGCCAGACGTTATCGTTTCGATTCATACTCCTTACGGTCTTCTTGACTATGACGGCCCGAAATCTAAGAGGGCCAAATTTTCCACTCTTCCTTGGCAGTCTGTGGGTACATTCCCTGGGAGCCTTGGCCGATATGTGTGGATTGAGCGAAACGTGCCGGTGCTCACCATTGAGTTGAAGACCGATAGCTTAAAGCGAAATATGGCCGCGTTCAGACAGTTACAGGATCAAATATCTTATCTCACTGCGGACGCTTCAAAGATGGCTGAAAAATAA
- a CDS encoding putative DNA-binding domain-containing protein encodes MNNAPSLRDLQLWLKWIITDPRGLTEALNNPAPNITKCKDRYTRPTPSYMRYIVGDSAATSIERLDVYAEGYFSRILEGMSESFHRTKKVVGDDAFTKLVAEYLKVYPSKFTSIDEVGYRFASFIAEVDDADLAEWVSDLAHFEWSWIESFYAGEITVTDDWREDLSTNPKVRLQVHPSARLIHSQWSIGNLIEALDSDVGIDSVEVSKRAETGIIIYRFQNEVHWEALEMSIFRLVQDLKNGTPLSDVLAQSECVDPQAISQNFSHWVERGILCGILDLKEKR; translated from the coding sequence ATGAACAACGCTCCCTCTTTGCGTGATCTCCAGCTTTGGCTCAAGTGGATCATCACCGATCCTCGTGGTCTCACTGAAGCCTTAAACAATCCTGCGCCAAACATCACGAAATGTAAGGATCGCTACACAAGACCCACGCCATCTTACATGAGATACATCGTCGGCGATTCAGCCGCCACCTCTATTGAACGCCTTGATGTTTATGCCGAAGGCTATTTTTCTCGAATCCTCGAAGGCATGAGTGAGTCATTTCACAGAACCAAGAAAGTAGTTGGCGACGACGCATTTACTAAACTAGTTGCTGAGTATCTGAAAGTTTATCCATCAAAATTCACTTCGATTGATGAGGTTGGTTACCGGTTTGCCAGTTTTATTGCAGAAGTCGATGATGCCGATTTAGCCGAGTGGGTTTCAGATTTGGCTCACTTTGAGTGGAGCTGGATTGAATCATTTTACGCGGGCGAAATCACAGTGACGGACGACTGGCGAGAAGATTTATCTACGAATCCGAAGGTTCGCCTTCAGGTTCATCCGTCGGCGCGACTCATTCATTCGCAGTGGTCGATTGGTAACCTGATCGAGGCTCTTGATTCCGATGTTGGGATTGATTCGGTCGAGGTTAGTAAGCGAGCGGAAACCGGCATTATCATTTATCGCTTTCAAAATGAAGTCCATTGGGAGGCATTGGAGATGTCAATTTTCAGGTTGGTTCAAGATTTAAAAAATGGAACTCCACTGAGCGATGTCTTGGCACAATCTGAATGTGTGGATCCGCAAGCGATCTCCCAAAACTTTAGCCACTGGGTTGAGCGTGGAATTTTGTGTGGCATTTTGGATTTGAAAGAAAAGAGGTAA
- a CDS encoding transcriptional repressor, translating to MASTTARQRELARIDHVLETHSLKKTPLRRSILLAFAEAKTSLTQAELIEIISKDLSVVDRVSIYRNLAHLKDAGVLHEVDSNNYVFCSHECEEHAHLLLFCQKCHKHQEVKDHDRISNFMSALGNFRFFGKKQPIFLRGVCTSCTPSVSNG from the coding sequence ATGGCCAGCACGACAGCACGGCAAAGGGAGCTTGCCCGGATTGATCACGTTCTCGAAACCCATTCTCTAAAAAAGACGCCGTTGCGTCGGAGTATCCTTCTTGCTTTTGCGGAAGCAAAAACCTCACTCACTCAGGCAGAATTGATCGAGATCATCTCTAAAGATTTGAGCGTGGTTGATCGGGTTTCAATTTACCGGAATCTTGCCCACCTGAAAGACGCGGGTGTCCTTCACGAAGTTGATTCCAATAACTATGTGTTCTGCTCACATGAATGTGAGGAGCACGCCCACCTTCTTTTGTTCTGTCAAAAGTGTCACAAGCACCAAGAAGTCAAAGACCACGATCGCATCAGCAACTTCATGTCAGCGCTTGGAAACTTTCGGTTCTTCGGGAAGAAGCAACCAATTTTTCTTCGAGGTGTTTGCACATCGTGCACACCATCAGTCAGCAATGGTTAA
- a CDS encoding ATP-binding cassette domain-containing protein, whose translation MQRALSVVPGGCLLKVGTVKVEAGDEMLFVAENLQFSDKGLYLLLGPNGSGKTTFIKKLSKILIDRNLVTRSEVGHISAMSAYDRSIPIRGKHFFDLYVPDKKWPPEFELTFGHLKEKSIREMSSGEFQSLLLVAHLCSHKKIHLFDEPFSHLNPVWAKVFTDEIHKQSSSCVFLVICHHIEDFAGLNPKRLTISNKRLELS comes from the coding sequence ATGCAAAGAGCGCTTTCGGTGGTTCCGGGGGGATGCTTGTTAAAGGTTGGAACCGTTAAAGTTGAAGCTGGTGATGAAATGTTATTTGTCGCTGAGAATCTTCAGTTCTCCGATAAAGGACTTTACCTGCTTTTGGGGCCGAACGGATCTGGCAAAACCACATTCATAAAGAAGCTGAGTAAAATCTTAATCGACCGCAATTTGGTTACACGATCAGAGGTTGGTCACATTTCGGCGATGTCGGCCTATGATCGATCAATCCCTATAAGGGGGAAACATTTCTTCGATCTCTATGTTCCGGATAAAAAATGGCCGCCGGAATTTGAATTGACCTTTGGACATTTGAAAGAAAAATCTATTCGAGAAATGTCCAGCGGGGAGTTTCAATCACTCCTTCTTGTTGCACACCTCTGCTCACACAAGAAAATACATTTATTTGACGAGCCATTTTCACACTTAAACCCCGTGTGGGCGAAAGTTTTTACTGACGAAATTCATAAGCAGTCATCTTCATGCGTATTTCTCGTCATCTGTCACCATATCGAAGACTTTGCGGGCTTAAACCCGAAACGGCTTACGATTTCAAACAAGCGCTTGGAGCTTTCTTAA
- a CDS encoding metal ABC transporter permease: protein MDILNLIRTDFFYLSLAQIILFLMVGVPIGYLLVHKNLGLFSDSLSHSLIPGIAGAIFFFGLRSRSISIGAVVWGVVVSVLFSFLGGLSAKKRDSFLVVISLLGISAGLIVNQALHLKIDFSHLLFGSPLLTSLDDLLSSAIFSSVLGIVITFNWKKLILFSIDPDFSRIRYGEFKMNFLFTLITSLLVIMGFNVFGVLLTTGLLILPTLLFELKSASISRQLPFSIFMTMLVSVLAFILSYEVNLTFSSTLIFSLSILTLGRFVVRSPR, encoded by the coding sequence GTGGACATTCTAAATCTCATCCGCACAGATTTTTTCTACCTCTCGCTTGCACAGATTATTCTTTTCCTCATGGTCGGCGTCCCCATCGGCTACTTGCTCGTGCATAAAAACCTGGGACTTTTTTCGGATTCTTTGAGCCACTCCCTCATTCCTGGAATCGCCGGGGCCATTTTCTTTTTCGGTCTCCGCTCAAGGTCAATCAGCATCGGCGCTGTCGTTTGGGGTGTTGTTGTAAGTGTTTTGTTTTCGTTTCTTGGTGGGCTTTCGGCCAAAAAGCGTGATTCCTTTCTTGTGGTGATTTCGCTTCTTGGTATTTCGGCAGGTCTTATCGTGAACCAAGCACTGCATCTTAAGATCGACTTTTCACATTTACTCTTTGGCTCCCCTCTTCTGACCAGCCTAGATGATCTACTCAGCTCTGCGATTTTTTCATCGGTTCTCGGGATCGTAATTACATTCAATTGGAAAAAGCTAATTTTGTTTTCGATTGATCCCGATTTTTCGCGCATCCGCTATGGCGAATTCAAGATGAACTTTCTCTTCACGCTGATTACATCCCTTTTGGTCATTATGGGATTCAACGTATTCGGCGTGCTACTAACAACCGGGCTATTGATTTTGCCAACGCTTCTTTTTGAATTGAAATCGGCTTCGATCTCACGACAACTTCCATTTTCTATTTTTATGACGATGTTGGTTTCGGTTCTGGCCTTCATCTTGAGCTATGAAGTGAACCTGACGTTCTCCTCAACACTCATATTCTCCCTTTCAATTCTTACGCTGGGGAGATTTGTCGTCAGGAGTCCAAGATGA
- a CDS encoding carbonate dehydratase, translating into MLRRNPNGDTPQIDPSAFVDPTAIICGKVIIREKVFIGPYAVIRADETDSKGRIEPIEIGAFSNIQDGVVMHSKGGAAVKIGEYTSIAHRAIVHGPCEVGKRVFIGFNSVLFNCKVGDGCVVRHNAVIDGCDLPAGFYVPSTEKIGPKTNLDLVPKVTAQATEFSESVIRTNNGFVESYKTLEEEFRKNSIT; encoded by the coding sequence ATGCTGAGAAGAAACCCAAATGGGGACACCCCTCAAATTGATCCCAGTGCATTTGTCGATCCAACTGCCATTATATGCGGAAAAGTCATCATCCGGGAAAAGGTATTTATTGGACCCTACGCGGTGATTCGTGCGGATGAGACGGATTCGAAGGGCCGCATTGAACCCATTGAAATTGGGGCTTTTTCCAACATCCAAGACGGCGTTGTGATGCACTCGAAAGGAGGAGCTGCTGTCAAGATCGGCGAATACACATCCATTGCCCACCGAGCGATTGTCCACGGACCTTGTGAAGTGGGAAAGCGAGTCTTCATTGGTTTTAACAGCGTTCTCTTCAACTGCAAAGTGGGCGATGGTTGTGTTGTCCGTCACAATGCCGTCATCGACGGCTGCGATCTCCCCGCAGGTTTCTATGTGCCATCGACAGAAAAGATCGGGCCCAAAACAAATCTCGATCTTGTTCCTAAGGTGACAGCGCAAGCAACGGAGTTTTCAGAAAGTGTGATCCGAACGAATAACGGATTCGTGGAGTCTTATAAAACTCTGGAAGAAGAGTTCAGGAAAAACTCGATCACGTAG
- a CDS encoding energy transducer TonB: MLKWRKAQESRKGLTAFFMSFSLHTLLAVALYFSDAMTKKKTEEISIDVVTLHDYKPDSKNTALVPQQKRRKESTKSVVSVDESSITGSKKMESSEELLKPDVAIGESDIESSLRGRAPVNETERYLAEIRDQIARQQTYPASSRAFREEGTVKVRLTLNRSGSVVKIELIESSPYKRLNDAAMRAATKASPFKPFPDETKFETWKITLPVRFILAQN; this comes from the coding sequence ATGTTGAAGTGGCGAAAGGCGCAAGAAAGTCGAAAAGGGTTGACAGCATTCTTCATGAGTTTCTCGCTTCATACGCTGCTAGCCGTCGCGCTTTATTTCTCAGATGCGATGACCAAGAAAAAAACAGAGGAGATTTCAATTGATGTCGTCACGCTGCATGACTATAAACCAGACTCAAAAAATACGGCCTTAGTGCCGCAGCAAAAGAGAAGAAAAGAATCGACAAAAAGTGTTGTCTCTGTGGACGAGTCGTCAATTACAGGTTCCAAGAAAATGGAAAGTTCCGAGGAACTCTTAAAACCTGATGTTGCCATTGGAGAATCAGATATTGAATCCAGTCTCCGTGGGCGTGCTCCAGTCAATGAAACGGAAAGATACTTAGCTGAGATCCGTGACCAAATTGCAAGGCAGCAAACCTATCCAGCTTCCTCCAGGGCCTTTCGAGAGGAAGGAACCGTCAAAGTTCGTTTGACCCTTAATCGCAGCGGGTCCGTCGTTAAAATTGAGTTGATCGAGTCGAGCCCTTACAAGCGGCTCAATGATGCCGCCATGAGAGCCGCCACGAAAGCATCGCCATTTAAGCCTTTCCCTGATGAAACCAAATTTGAAACTTGGAAAATCACTCTGCCAGTCAGGTTCATTCTTGCTCAGAATTAA
- a CDS encoding sulfite exporter TauE/SafE family protein — protein MAICLVMGALHALEPGHGKSAFVAHLLTEKKNYFRPLALALTTAVTHAASILLISLLVHGLLHTAFSIETVSVFRWMNLLSGLMLVGLGTYIFYGLRKPMSDAMGKFTAVPMTANNHGRSCSCPAHRHQPRSEKVERTWKTLAIGFAVGLIPCPSALAALSTALASHDLSATLLIISMFSLGIFLSLTFVGAFIAKYSTKFLSLSVTQSRPHLASHIQIFVFIATGFWHISMFQS, from the coding sequence GTGGCAATCTGTTTAGTGATGGGGGCTCTACATGCCCTTGAACCCGGACACGGCAAATCGGCTTTTGTCGCCCATCTCCTGACTGAAAAGAAAAATTACTTTCGCCCGCTGGCCCTAGCCCTCACGACGGCCGTCACACATGCGGCTTCTATTCTCCTCATTTCGCTTTTAGTTCATGGGCTTTTGCACACAGCATTCTCGATTGAGACAGTTTCAGTGTTTCGCTGGATGAATCTCTTAAGCGGTTTGATGTTGGTAGGCCTCGGAACTTACATCTTTTATGGGCTTCGAAAGCCTATGAGCGATGCGATGGGCAAATTCACTGCCGTGCCTATGACAGCTAATAATCATGGAAGAAGTTGTTCTTGTCCGGCGCATCGTCATCAGCCCCGTAGCGAAAAGGTTGAGCGGACTTGGAAGACCCTCGCTATTGGATTTGCAGTCGGCCTGATCCCGTGCCCCTCGGCATTGGCGGCCCTCTCAACGGCATTGGCATCCCATGATCTATCAGCGACGTTGCTTATTATTTCGATGTTCTCACTCGGAATTTTTCTTTCGCTGACTTTTGTCGGCGCGTTCATCGCGAAGTATTCCACTAAGTTCCTCAGCCTTTCGGTAACACAATCGCGCCCACATCTTGCGTCTCATATCCAAATTTTCGTCTTTATTGCGACGGGTTTTTGGCATATTTCGATGTTTCAATCCTAA
- a CDS encoding ABC transporter ATP-binding protein, which translates to MSAAIEINDLKFAYGNHPPVLDIKTLSISQGERVFIYGPSGCGKTTLLGLIAGVLDLQDGALSLLGSRMETKTHLEKDHFRGAHMGYIFQMFNLIPYLNAFENIVLPCKLTPERQKRIQGDIRSDVEQIAKRIGITHILNRRVTDLSVGQQQRVAAARALLGHPEIIIADEPTSALDADHRKSFLNVLLDQAKATKATVLFVSHDRELSKFFDRAISIPQINLAKQSVGEV; encoded by the coding sequence ATGAGCGCAGCCATTGAAATTAACGATCTCAAATTCGCCTACGGCAATCATCCACCTGTTTTGGACATAAAGACTCTTTCCATTTCACAAGGCGAAAGAGTTTTCATCTACGGGCCAAGTGGGTGCGGTAAAACAACTTTACTCGGACTTATTGCCGGCGTTCTTGACCTTCAAGACGGCGCGCTTTCACTTCTCGGGAGCAGAATGGAAACAAAAACGCATCTTGAAAAAGACCATTTTCGAGGTGCGCACATGGGCTACATTTTCCAAATGTTCAATTTGATCCCGTACCTCAACGCATTTGAAAATATTGTTCTGCCCTGTAAGCTAACACCTGAACGCCAAAAGAGAATCCAGGGTGATATAAGATCCGATGTCGAGCAGATCGCAAAGCGTATTGGCATTACACATATTCTCAATAGACGCGTGACTGATCTTAGTGTCGGCCAACAACAACGTGTGGCCGCGGCAAGAGCGCTTCTTGGTCACCCCGAAATCATTATTGCCGACGAACCAACTTCTGCTCTTGATGCAGACCACAGAAAATCATTCTTGAATGTCCTTTTAGATCAGGCAAAGGCAACAAAAGCGACGGTCCTTTTTGTGAGCCATGACCGTGAGCTATCCAAGTTCTTCGACCGCGCAATCAGTATTCCTCAAATCAATTTGGCGAAGCAAAGTGTGGGTGAAGTATGA